One genomic segment of Burkholderia multivorans ATCC BAA-247 includes these proteins:
- a CDS encoding acyl-CoA dehydrogenase family protein has protein sequence MNAILPELEADDTAGRLDEAAHAVARIAAQHADAVDRDARCPVEAIEAMRSRRLLSALVPTRLGGIGASLAEVASACTILGRACASSAMVFAMHQIQVACVVDHAVDHGWHKLFLQQLVRHQWLLASATSEDGVGGNLRASQCALEADGGEFRLHKAAPTISYGEYADGILATARRDANAPASEQVLVTLLRDGYTLARRGDWDTLGMRGTCSNGFMLDAHGATVQCLPVPFAQIAEQTMVPVSHILWAAVWIGVAGDAFHRAHQFFRAQARQTDGASSPASRRLAESLALLQAMQARVDNVLRLYESGAPRSWSGGMAWAAEINTLKTYVSTTALQVAHEAMMICGMAGYKHGTPFSVGRHIRDLHAAPLMINNDRIATNTSSLLLALRPATLEKHT, from the coding sequence ATGAACGCGATCCTTCCCGAACTCGAAGCGGACGACACCGCGGGCCGGCTCGACGAAGCCGCGCACGCCGTCGCCCGCATCGCCGCGCAGCACGCGGACGCCGTCGATCGCGATGCGCGCTGTCCCGTCGAAGCGATCGAGGCGATGCGCTCGCGCCGCCTGCTGAGCGCGCTCGTGCCGACGCGGCTCGGCGGTATCGGCGCCTCGCTCGCGGAGGTCGCATCGGCGTGTACGATCCTCGGTCGCGCATGTGCATCGTCGGCGATGGTCTTCGCGATGCATCAGATCCAGGTCGCGTGCGTCGTCGACCATGCGGTCGACCACGGCTGGCACAAGCTGTTTCTGCAGCAGCTCGTGCGCCATCAGTGGCTGCTCGCGTCGGCCACGTCGGAAGACGGCGTCGGCGGCAACCTGCGCGCGAGCCAGTGCGCGCTCGAAGCGGACGGCGGCGAATTCCGGCTGCACAAGGCCGCGCCGACGATCTCGTACGGCGAATATGCGGACGGCATTCTGGCCACCGCACGCCGCGACGCCAACGCGCCCGCGTCGGAGCAGGTGCTCGTCACGCTGCTGCGCGACGGCTATACGCTCGCGCGCCGCGGCGACTGGGACACGCTCGGCATGCGCGGCACCTGCAGCAACGGCTTCATGCTCGATGCGCACGGCGCGACCGTGCAATGCCTGCCCGTGCCGTTCGCGCAGATCGCCGAACAGACGATGGTGCCCGTGTCGCACATCCTCTGGGCCGCCGTGTGGATCGGCGTCGCCGGCGACGCGTTCCACCGCGCGCACCAGTTCTTCCGCGCGCAGGCGCGTCAGACCGACGGCGCCTCGTCGCCCGCGTCGCGGCGTCTCGCCGAATCGCTCGCGCTGCTGCAGGCAATGCAGGCGCGCGTCGACAACGTGCTGCGCCTGTACGAGAGCGGCGCGCCGCGCTCGTGGTCGGGCGGCATGGCATGGGCCGCCGAGATCAACACGCTGAAGACCTACGTATCGACGACCGCGCTTCAGGTCGCACACGAAGCGATGATGATCTGCGGGATGGCCGGCTACAAGCACGGCACGCCCTTCAGCGTCGGCCGTCATATTCGAGACCTGCATGCGGCGCCGCTGATGATCAACAACGACCGCATCGCCACCAACACTTCGAGCCTGCTGCTCGCGCTGCGTCCCGCGACGCTGGAGAAACACACGTGA
- a CDS encoding acyl carrier protein encodes MKNEIRAVLKQVAHLEAAIDSIGDADDLYEAGLSSLDTIQLMLALERQFNVEIPDEMLNRNLFRSIDSLADAIGTLQRTEQSA; translated from the coding sequence GTGAAAAACGAAATCAGAGCCGTTCTCAAGCAAGTCGCCCATCTCGAAGCCGCCATCGATTCGATCGGCGACGCCGACGATCTTTACGAAGCGGGCCTGTCGTCGCTCGACACGATCCAGCTGATGCTCGCGCTCGAGCGACAGTTCAACGTCGAAATCCCCGACGAGATGCTGAACCGCAATCTGTTCCGCAGCATCGACTCGTTGGCCGACGCGATCGGTACGCTCCAACGCACCGAGCAATCGGCATGA
- a CDS encoding Crp/Fnr family transcriptional regulator produces the protein MIELSHSFDANRFLAALDRDERAALIPQLQLVHLKSGQVLCEPGARLAAVYLPVTTAISLQYVSSGGMTLEVAEIGSESIVCDDVIGGSGTMPCRAVACRDGFVYRLDRQAFAAAFDASPVIRHLVFVSVRLLMAQVSQITFCSRHHVLKHQLCRWFMLAYDRSRSIEIQVTHSMLAQMLGVRRETVTDAAGEIQKLGLIRQYRSSIVLADLQGLEKMSCGCRAIVRDEMKRILSADSGVPAAARV, from the coding sequence ATGATCGAACTGTCCCACAGCTTCGACGCAAACCGGTTTCTCGCCGCGCTCGACCGCGACGAACGCGCAGCGCTGATTCCTCAGCTTCAACTGGTCCATCTGAAATCGGGGCAAGTGCTGTGCGAGCCCGGCGCCAGGCTGGCCGCCGTCTACCTGCCCGTCACGACCGCGATCTCGCTGCAGTACGTGTCGTCGGGCGGCATGACGCTCGAGGTCGCCGAGATCGGCAGCGAAAGCATCGTCTGCGACGACGTGATCGGCGGCAGCGGCACGATGCCGTGCCGCGCGGTCGCCTGCCGCGACGGCTTCGTCTACCGGCTCGACCGGCAGGCATTCGCCGCGGCGTTCGACGCATCGCCGGTGATTCGTCATCTGGTGTTCGTCAGCGTGCGCCTGCTGATGGCGCAGGTGTCGCAAATCACGTTCTGCAGCCGCCATCACGTGCTGAAACATCAGTTATGCAGATGGTTCATGCTGGCCTATGACCGCTCGCGCAGCATCGAGATTCAGGTCACGCACAGCATGCTCGCGCAGATGCTCGGCGTGCGCCGCGAGACCGTCACCGATGCGGCCGGCGAGATTCAGAAGCTCGGCCTGATCCGGCAATACCGCAGCTCGATCGTGCTCGCCGATCTGCAGGGTCTCGAGAAGATGTCGTGCGGCTGTCGCGCCATCGTGCGCGACGAGATGAAGCGGATCCTGTCGGCCGACAGCGGCGTACCGGCTGCGGCACGCGTTTGA
- a CDS encoding Crp/Fnr family transcriptional regulator, which yields MLHLQSSYSANAILDALPEESIRAIAPHLELVRVKPGMLDRVGEPMRHVHFPTTAMMSVQHLMEDGAMVEVAVVGREGVVGLATMVGGAAVSNRVEVRIGGMAYRVPTCVMRTEFERSPATYRLLLNYCQATMAQISRSALCNRHHSVSEQLSRWLLLAHDRIEGDELAVTQQTIANMLGVRREGVTEAAGSLQEAGLIRQRRGRITVLDRGGLERHACECYDMIRADYDRLLGSRSGARPMSVRPRLTEVRCGAAAHSA from the coding sequence ATGCTTCATCTTCAATCGAGCTATTCGGCGAATGCCATTCTGGACGCACTGCCGGAGGAGAGCATTCGGGCGATCGCACCGCATCTCGAACTGGTCCGGGTCAAGCCCGGCATGCTGGACCGGGTCGGCGAACCGATGCGTCACGTGCATTTCCCGACGACGGCGATGATGTCGGTGCAGCACTTGATGGAAGACGGCGCGATGGTCGAGGTGGCGGTCGTCGGCCGGGAAGGTGTGGTCGGGCTCGCGACGATGGTCGGCGGGGCGGCGGTGTCTAACCGCGTCGAGGTGCGTATCGGCGGGATGGCGTACCGCGTGCCGACCTGCGTGATGCGCACGGAATTCGAACGTTCGCCGGCGACGTACCGGCTGCTCCTCAACTATTGTCAGGCGACGATGGCGCAGATCTCACGCAGTGCACTCTGCAATCGCCATCATTCGGTCAGCGAGCAACTGAGCCGCTGGTTGCTGCTCGCGCACGACCGGATCGAAGGCGACGAGCTCGCCGTCACGCAGCAGACGATCGCAAACATGCTCGGCGTGCGGCGCGAAGGCGTGACGGAAGCGGCCGGCAGCCTGCAGGAGGCCGGACTGATCCGGCAGCGCCGCGGACGCATCACGGTGCTCGATCGCGGCGGTCTCGAGCGTCACGCATGCGAGTGCTACGACATGATCCGCGCCGATTATGATCGGCTGCTCGGCTCGCGCAGCGGCGCGCGCCCGATGTCGGTACGTCCGCGTCTGACGGAGGTGCGCTGCGGCGCGGCGGCACACAGCGCGTGA
- a CDS encoding undecaprenyl-phosphate glucose phosphotransferase — protein MRGTGVARRAGIAAADVVLVLAGALAAQAAAGLAWSDLSDARRGAIVLLCVLSVALLPRALRETGDGASAREREQALSGTIAAIVCASVLTIATGVWIMNRGGTITMQWIVETVLAADAALLLGRVALLAVAARRPEARAHRRRVAVVGATGYGRVAIERMRLATQGPYVPAYVFDDDAPGAAADIGGVPVIGDWHTLRQRIHDGEIDEVWLTLPMSHEWRIQRIVRELRDEFVQLRLLPDVRHMSIVDRSATDVLGMPAINLATTPRSAPEMWAKFAFDRLFAAAVLVPLMPLMAALAIAVKLSSPGPVLFRQRRKGIDGREFHILKFRTMRVHREQPGVLRQASRNDSRVTPVGAFLRRTSLDELPQFFNVLFGQMSVVGPRPHAIEHDDLYRQLIDCYMYRYRVRPGITGWAQVNGYRGETRKVEAMAARVKFDLFYMQNWSFWFDMKIILMTIVRGFIGRNAF, from the coding sequence ATGAGAGGAACGGGTGTGGCGCGCCGCGCCGGGATCGCGGCGGCCGACGTCGTGCTCGTGCTCGCCGGCGCGCTGGCTGCGCAGGCCGCGGCCGGGCTCGCATGGAGCGATCTGTCCGACGCGCGCCGCGGCGCGATCGTGTTGCTCTGCGTGCTGAGCGTCGCGCTGCTGCCGCGCGCGCTGCGCGAGACGGGCGACGGCGCAAGCGCGCGCGAACGCGAGCAGGCATTGAGCGGCACGATTGCCGCGATCGTGTGCGCGAGCGTACTGACGATCGCGACGGGCGTCTGGATCATGAATCGCGGCGGCACGATCACGATGCAGTGGATCGTCGAAACCGTGCTGGCCGCCGACGCGGCATTGCTGCTCGGCAGGGTCGCGCTGCTCGCGGTCGCGGCCAGGCGTCCCGAGGCACGCGCGCATCGGCGCCGCGTCGCGGTGGTCGGCGCGACCGGATACGGCCGCGTCGCGATCGAGCGCATGCGGCTCGCGACGCAGGGGCCGTACGTGCCCGCGTACGTGTTCGACGACGATGCGCCCGGTGCGGCCGCCGATATCGGCGGCGTGCCGGTGATCGGCGACTGGCACACGCTGCGGCAGCGAATCCACGACGGCGAAATCGACGAGGTGTGGCTCACGCTGCCGATGTCGCACGAATGGCGGATTCAGCGGATCGTCCGCGAACTGCGCGACGAGTTCGTGCAATTGCGCCTGCTGCCCGACGTGCGTCATATGTCGATCGTCGACCGTTCCGCGACCGACGTGCTCGGCATGCCGGCGATCAATCTCGCGACGACGCCGCGCTCCGCGCCGGAGATGTGGGCGAAGTTCGCGTTCGACCGGCTGTTCGCCGCCGCGGTGCTGGTACCGCTGATGCCGCTGATGGCGGCGCTCGCGATCGCCGTCAAGCTGTCGTCGCCGGGTCCGGTGCTGTTCCGGCAGCGCCGCAAGGGGATCGACGGCCGCGAGTTCCATATCCTGAAGTTCAGGACGATGCGCGTGCATCGCGAGCAGCCCGGCGTGCTGCGGCAGGCCTCGCGCAATGACTCGCGCGTGACGCCGGTCGGCGCGTTTCTGCGCCGCACGTCGCTCGACGAGCTGCCGCAATTCTTCAACGTGCTGTTCGGCCAGATGTCGGTCGTCGGCCCGCGGCCGCATGCGATCGAGCACGACGATTTATACCGGCAGCTGATCGACTGCTACATGTACCGCTATCGCGTGCGGCCCGGCATCACCGGATGGGCGCAGGTGAACGGCTATCGCGGCGAGACGCGCAAGGTCGAGGCGATGGCCGCGCGCGTAAAGTTCGACCTGTTCTACATGCAGAACTGGAGCTTCTGGTTCGACATGAAGATCATCCTGATGACGATCGTGCGCGGCTTCATCGGCCGCAATGCGTTCTGA
- a CDS encoding TraR/DksA family transcriptional regulator → MALDERQRHALLQRLNECEQALRAELRASEDQRASESYAELAGASPDEGDEANADLFVDVDHALIGMKLAELRAIRRAQQRMVDGSYGECIDCDGPVGYARLRARPTAERCTQCQALYERRYATAPRASL, encoded by the coding sequence ATGGCGCTCGACGAACGGCAACGGCACGCACTGCTGCAGCGGCTCAACGAATGCGAGCAGGCATTGCGCGCGGAGCTTCGCGCGAGCGAAGACCAGCGCGCATCGGAATCGTATGCGGAGCTGGCCGGCGCATCGCCGGACGAAGGCGACGAAGCGAACGCGGATCTTTTCGTCGACGTCGATCACGCGCTGATCGGCATGAAGCTGGCCGAGCTGCGCGCGATTCGGCGTGCGCAGCAGCGCATGGTCGACGGCAGCTACGGCGAGTGCATCGATTGCGACGGCCCGGTCGGCTACGCGCGGCTGCGGGCGCGGCCGACGGCCGAACGATGCACGCAGTGCCAGGCGTTGTACGAACGGCGATACGCGACGGCGCCGCGCGCGTCGCTGTAA
- the polX gene encoding DNA polymerase/3'-5' exonuclease PolX, translating to MRIHNAECAAVFAEIADMLEIQGANPFRVRAYRNAARTIADYGRDIPSMLADGGQLVRIPSIGPDLASKLREIAQTGTCDLQQTLRRALPGAIVQLLDVPGLGAKRVKALHDALRIETLEQLRVETKNGHVRALPGFGAKTEAQLLDALDERLRRTPRRCLLPAATGVLAPLLERLRALPGVIEAVAAGSVRRRRETVGDLDILVSARDAAAVADAFTRGDAVERVLAKGKTRSSIVLACGLQVDLRVVDADAFGAALVYFTGSKAHNIALRRIAQAAGLKINEYGVFRGEERIAGATEASVYDAIGLQWVPPELREGRGEIDAARAGTLPTLVERSDLHGDFHVHTDASGGRDSLHAIARAARSRGLGYLAVTDRAPDAGRGRTADFTWLLRQLDEIDRLNASFDDFVLLKGVEAGIRDDGSLDVPADVLDRLEIVVGAVRDGFDLPRDAQTARMLRAIDDPHLTIVAHPAGRLLGERDGCDVDLPRVIAHAAARGCSVELDAQPQRLDLPDVWCREAAKAGVPVAIGSDAMSADELGYLDGGVDQARRGWLTPRDVLNTRTLAQLRPLLARAADRSPAQRRRNGT from the coding sequence ATGCGGATTCACAATGCCGAATGTGCGGCCGTCTTCGCCGAAATCGCGGACATGCTCGAGATTCAGGGCGCGAATCCGTTCCGGGTCCGCGCGTATCGCAACGCCGCACGCACGATTGCCGACTACGGCCGTGACATTCCGTCGATGCTCGCCGACGGCGGCCAGCTCGTGCGGATTCCGTCGATCGGCCCGGATCTCGCGTCGAAGCTGCGCGAGATTGCGCAGACGGGCACCTGCGATTTGCAGCAGACGCTGCGCCGCGCGCTGCCCGGCGCGATCGTTCAGCTGCTCGACGTGCCGGGGCTCGGTGCGAAACGCGTGAAGGCGCTGCACGATGCCTTGCGAATCGAAACGCTCGAACAGCTGCGCGTCGAAACCAAGAACGGGCACGTGCGTGCGCTGCCCGGTTTCGGCGCGAAAACCGAAGCGCAGCTGCTCGACGCGCTCGACGAACGCTTGCGCCGTACGCCGCGGCGCTGTCTGCTACCGGCCGCGACCGGCGTACTCGCGCCGCTGCTCGAACGGCTGCGCGCGCTGCCGGGCGTAATCGAGGCGGTGGCAGCCGGCAGCGTGCGGCGGCGTCGCGAGACGGTCGGCGATCTCGACATTCTGGTATCGGCGCGCGACGCGGCCGCCGTCGCCGATGCCTTCACGCGCGGCGACGCGGTCGAACGCGTGCTCGCGAAGGGCAAGACGCGCTCGAGCATCGTGCTGGCGTGCGGGCTGCAGGTCGACCTGCGCGTCGTCGATGCGGATGCTTTCGGCGCGGCGCTCGTCTACTTCACCGGTTCGAAAGCGCACAACATCGCGCTGCGCCGGATCGCCCAGGCGGCCGGGCTGAAGATCAACGAGTACGGCGTGTTTCGCGGCGAAGAGCGGATCGCCGGTGCGACGGAAGCGTCGGTCTACGACGCGATCGGCCTGCAGTGGGTGCCGCCCGAGCTGCGCGAAGGGCGCGGCGAGATCGACGCGGCGCGCGCCGGCACGCTGCCGACGCTCGTCGAGCGCAGCGATCTTCATGGCGACTTCCACGTGCATACCGACGCATCCGGCGGTCGCGACAGCCTGCACGCGATCGCTCGGGCCGCGCGTTCGCGCGGGCTCGGCTATCTTGCCGTGACCGATCGCGCACCCGATGCGGGCCGCGGCCGTACGGCGGATTTCACGTGGCTGCTCCGGCAGCTCGACGAGATCGATCGGCTCAACGCATCGTTCGACGACTTCGTGCTGCTGAAAGGCGTCGAGGCCGGCATACGCGACGACGGCAGCCTCGACGTGCCGGCCGATGTGCTCGACCGGCTCGAGATCGTCGTCGGTGCGGTGCGCGACGGCTTCGATCTGCCGCGCGACGCACAGACCGCGCGGATGCTGCGCGCGATCGACGATCCGCATCTGACGATCGTCGCGCATCCTGCCGGCCGCTTGCTCGGCGAGCGCGACGGATGCGACGTCGATCTGCCGCGCGTGATCGCGCACGCGGCGGCGCGCGGCTGCAGCGTCGAACTCGATGCGCAGCCGCAGCGGCTCGACTTGCCGGACGTCTGGTGCCGCGAGGCCGCGAAGGCCGGCGTGCCGGTCGCGATCGGATCGGACGCGATGAGCGCGGACGAACTCGGCTATCTCGACGGCGGCGTCGATCAGGCACGGCGCGGCTGGTTGACGCCGCGCGACGTGCTCAACACACGCACGCTCGCGCAGCTGCGCCCGCTGCTCGCGCGCGCGGCGGACAGAAGCCCGGCGCAGCGCCGCCGCAACGGCACGTGA
- the ald gene encoding alanine dehydrogenase produces MLIGVPKEIKNHEYRVGLTPAGARELTRHGHKVLVQRGAGTAIGLLDDDYVAAGAALCDGAEEVFARADMIVKVKEPQPAECAMLRRGQVLYAYLHLAPDPEQAAALVKSGAVCIAYETVTGPGGGLPLLAPMSEVAGRMSIQVAATHLESPRGGRGMLMAGVPGVPAAHVVVLGAGVVGTGALQMAVGLGARVTVLDTNVSRLRQLDLIFANRIATVCSNAQTIDEAIRDADVVIGAVLVPGASAPRLVTRDMIATMRAGAVVVDVAIDQGGCFETSHPTTHADPTFVVDGVVHYCVANMPGAVARTSTFALNNATLGHALALADKGWKQAMIDDPHLRAGLNVCDGHITYEAVAQALRLPYVPAIDVLA; encoded by the coding sequence ATGCTGATCGGTGTGCCGAAAGAGATCAAGAACCACGAATACCGCGTCGGCCTGACGCCCGCCGGTGCACGCGAGCTCACGCGGCATGGCCACAAGGTGCTCGTGCAGCGCGGTGCGGGCACCGCGATCGGCCTGCTCGACGACGACTACGTCGCCGCCGGCGCAGCACTGTGCGACGGCGCCGAGGAAGTGTTTGCGCGCGCCGACATGATCGTCAAGGTGAAGGAGCCACAGCCCGCCGAATGCGCGATGCTGCGGCGCGGCCAGGTTCTGTACGCCTATCTGCATCTCGCGCCCGATCCGGAACAGGCGGCCGCACTCGTGAAGTCTGGCGCCGTGTGCATCGCCTACGAAACCGTGACCGGGCCCGGCGGCGGCCTGCCGCTGCTCGCGCCGATGAGCGAAGTCGCCGGCCGCATGTCGATCCAGGTCGCGGCCACGCATCTCGAAAGCCCGCGCGGCGGGCGCGGCATGCTGATGGCGGGCGTGCCCGGCGTGCCCGCTGCGCACGTCGTCGTGCTCGGCGCGGGCGTCGTCGGCACCGGCGCCTTGCAGATGGCGGTCGGCCTCGGCGCGCGCGTGACGGTGCTCGATACCAACGTGAGCCGGCTGCGGCAGCTCGACCTGATCTTCGCGAACCGGATCGCGACCGTCTGCTCGAATGCGCAGACGATCGACGAAGCGATCCGCGATGCGGACGTCGTGATCGGCGCGGTGCTGGTACCCGGTGCGTCGGCACCGCGGCTCGTCACGCGCGACATGATCGCGACGATGCGGGCCGGCGCGGTCGTCGTCGACGTCGCGATCGATCAGGGCGGCTGCTTCGAGACCTCGCATCCGACCACGCACGCGGATCCGACCTTCGTCGTCGACGGCGTCGTTCACTACTGCGTCGCGAACATGCCGGGCGCGGTCGCACGCACGTCGACGTTCGCGCTGAACAACGCGACGCTCGGCCACGCACTCGCGCTCGCCGACAAGGGCTGGAAACAGGCGATGATCGACGATCCGCATCTGCGCGCGGGGCTGAACGTCTGCGACGGGCACATCACGTACGAAGCAGTTGCACAGGCGCTGCGGCTGCCGTACGTGCCGGCGATCGACGTGCTCGCGTGA
- a CDS encoding DUF3995 domain-containing protein, translating into MIAAYFSVPTLCAIALVHVYWACGGRRGKRAAIPEHDGVPLLHPSTAGTCTIAAALLAAACVVAAHAGWVWPGRYPGASGIAIVVLALMFAVRAVGDFRYVGFFKRIRGSRFARMDTLYYSPLCAALALSIASMAWRR; encoded by the coding sequence ATGATCGCTGCGTATTTCAGCGTGCCGACGCTCTGCGCGATCGCGCTTGTCCACGTCTATTGGGCATGCGGCGGACGGCGCGGCAAGCGTGCGGCGATACCCGAACACGACGGCGTGCCGTTGCTGCATCCGAGCACGGCCGGCACCTGCACGATCGCGGCCGCGCTGCTCGCAGCGGCATGCGTCGTCGCCGCGCACGCAGGGTGGGTGTGGCCGGGCCGTTATCCGGGCGCGAGCGGCATCGCGATCGTCGTACTCGCATTGATGTTCGCGGTGCGCGCCGTCGGCGATTTCCGTTACGTCGGCTTTTTCAAGCGGATTCGCGGCTCGCGCTTTGCCCGGATGGACACGCTGTACTACTCGCCGCTGTGCGCGGCGCTCGCGCTGTCGATCGCGTCGATGGCGTGGCGGCGCTGA
- a CDS encoding gluconate 2-dehydrogenase subunit 3 family protein — MSTPSDKPNSRRRFLRTSVALVPIASVAGCDLRSSPSSATTAGHASAASADAERSPYKPTFFDAKEWAFVQAAVDRLIPADAEGPGALDAGVPEFIDRQMETPYAHGATWYMQAPFQQGVPELGYQLKLVPRDVYRLGIAAVDRYCEKTHGKAFADLDAATRDAVLGALEKGSAPIDDVPPGVFFGQLLQNTREGYFCDPVHGGNRGMAAWKMIGFPGARADFMDFVNQNGKPYPYGPVSINGERS; from the coding sequence ATGTCTACCCCATCTGACAAACCCAATTCGCGCCGCCGGTTTCTGCGCACGTCGGTCGCGCTCGTGCCGATCGCGTCGGTCGCCGGCTGCGACCTGCGTTCGTCGCCGTCTTCCGCGACGACGGCCGGCCACGCGTCGGCTGCGTCGGCCGACGCCGAACGTTCGCCGTACAAGCCGACCTTCTTCGATGCGAAGGAGTGGGCGTTCGTCCAGGCCGCGGTCGACCGGCTGATTCCGGCCGACGCCGAAGGCCCGGGCGCGCTCGACGCCGGCGTGCCGGAATTCATCGATCGCCAGATGGAAACGCCGTATGCGCACGGTGCGACGTGGTACATGCAGGCACCGTTCCAGCAAGGCGTGCCCGAGCTCGGCTATCAGCTGAAGCTCGTGCCGCGCGACGTGTACCGCCTCGGCATCGCGGCCGTCGATCGCTATTGCGAGAAGACGCACGGCAAGGCATTCGCGGATCTCGACGCGGCGACGCGCGACGCGGTGCTCGGCGCGCTCGAAAAGGGCAGCGCGCCGATCGACGACGTGCCGCCCGGCGTGTTCTTCGGCCAGCTGCTGCAGAACACGCGCGAAGGCTACTTCTGCGATCCGGTGCACGGCGGCAATCGCGGCATGGCGGCATGGAAGATGATCGGCTTTCCGGGCGCGCGCGCCGATTTCATGGATTTCGTCAACCAGAACGGCAAGCCGTATCCGTACGGCCCCGTGTCGATCAACGGGGAGCGTAGCTGA
- a CDS encoding GMC family oxidoreductase: MAAEKKPHVDAVIVGFGWTGAILAKELTEAGLKVVALERGEYRDTYPDGAYPNTIDELTYNIRKKLFLDLSKTTVSIRHGISDTALPYRQLAAFLPGEGVGGAGLHWSGVHFRITPEELRLRSHYEERYGKKFIPEGMTIQDTGVSYDELEPHFDFAEKVFGTSGQAYKVGGKVVGDGNVFEANRSDHFPLPPQLNTYSAQRFYDAAKSLGLHPYRLPSANTSGPYTNPYGVQMGPCNFCGYCSGYACYMYSKASPNLNILPALKQTPNFELRSKCHVLRVDLDDTKKRATGVTYVDPTGREVHQPADLVIVAAFQYHNVHLLLLSGIGKPYDPISGEGVVGRNFAYQNLSTIKAFFDRDTFTNPFVGAGGNGVAVDDFNADNFDHGPLGFVGGSPLWVNQAGVKPVSGIAVPPGTPGWGSAWKKAVKDYYAHTISMDAHGTNMSYRDVYLDLDPTYRDSYGQPLLRMTFDWKDNDIRMAQYVTGQMKKIAEAMGPKAISVTTREFGKHFDTRAYQTTHLVGGAVMGTDPKTSVLNRYLQCWDVHNVFVMGASALPQGIGYNPTGIVAALAYWSARAIREQYLKNPAPLVTV; the protein is encoded by the coding sequence ATGGCCGCAGAGAAAAAGCCGCATGTCGATGCGGTGATCGTCGGCTTCGGCTGGACCGGCGCGATTCTCGCGAAGGAACTGACCGAAGCAGGACTGAAAGTCGTCGCGCTCGAGCGCGGCGAATATCGCGATACCTATCCGGACGGCGCGTATCCGAACACGATCGACGAGCTGACCTACAACATCCGCAAGAAGCTGTTCCTTGACCTGTCGAAAACGACCGTGTCGATCCGCCACGGCATCAGCGACACGGCGCTGCCGTATCGCCAGCTCGCCGCGTTTCTGCCGGGCGAGGGCGTCGGCGGCGCGGGGCTGCACTGGTCCGGCGTGCATTTCCGCATCACGCCCGAGGAGCTGCGGCTGCGCAGCCACTATGAAGAGCGCTACGGAAAGAAATTCATTCCGGAAGGGATGACGATCCAGGACACCGGCGTCAGCTACGACGAACTCGAGCCGCATTTCGACTTCGCGGAGAAGGTGTTCGGCACGTCGGGGCAGGCGTACAAGGTCGGCGGCAAGGTGGTCGGCGACGGCAACGTGTTCGAGGCGAACCGCAGCGATCATTTTCCGCTGCCGCCGCAGCTCAACACGTATTCGGCGCAGCGCTTCTACGATGCCGCGAAGTCGCTCGGGCTGCATCCGTACCGGCTGCCGTCGGCGAACACGTCGGGTCCGTACACGAATCCGTACGGCGTGCAGATGGGGCCGTGCAACTTCTGCGGCTACTGCAGCGGCTACGCGTGCTACATGTATTCGAAGGCGTCGCCGAACCTGAACATCCTGCCCGCGCTGAAGCAGACGCCGAACTTCGAGCTGCGCTCGAAGTGCCACGTGCTGCGCGTCGACCTCGACGACACGAAGAAGCGCGCGACCGGCGTCACCTACGTCGATCCGACCGGCCGCGAAGTGCATCAGCCGGCCGATCTCGTGATCGTTGCCGCGTTCCAGTATCACAACGTGCATCTGCTGCTGCTGTCGGGCATCGGCAAGCCGTACGATCCGATCTCCGGCGAAGGCGTCGTGGGCCGCAATTTCGCGTACCAGAACCTGTCGACGATCAAGGCGTTCTTCGACCGCGATACGTTCACGAACCCGTTCGTCGGTGCCGGCGGCAACGGTGTCGCGGTCGACGACTTCAACGCGGACAACTTCGATCACGGCCCGCTCGGCTTCGTCGGCGGCTCGCCGCTGTGGGTGAACCAGGCGGGCGTGAAGCCCGTCAGCGGGATCGCGGTGCCGCCCGGCACGCCCGGCTGGGGCTCCGCGTGGAAGAAGGCGGTGAAGGATTACTACGCGCACACGATCTCGATGGACGCGCACGGCACCAACATGTCGTACCGCGACGTCTATCTCGATCTCGATCCGACCTATCGCGATTCGTACGGGCAGCCGCTGCTGCGGATGACCTTCGACTGGAAGGACAACGACATCCGGATGGCGCAGTACGTGACGGGCCAGATGAAGAAGATCGCGGAAGCGATGGGGCCGAAGGCGATCAGCGTAACGACGCGCGAGTTCGGCAAGCACTTCGATACGCGTGCGTACCAGACGACGCACCTGGTCGGCGGCGCGGTGATGGGCACCGATCCGAAGACGAGCGTGCTGAACCGCTATCTGCAGTGCTGGGACGTGCACAACGTGTTCGTGATGGGCGCGTCGGCGCTGCCGCAGGGCATCGGCTACAACCCGACCGGCATCGTCGCGGCGCTCGCGTACTGGTCGGCGCGCGCGATCCGCGAGCAATACCTGAAAAATCCCGCACCGCTGGTGACCGTATGA